A segment of the Bacillus sp. es.034 genome:
GCATCCGCTTTCTTCGCTGCATCATCCATTGCTTCTTTCGGTTTCATCTTCCCGCGCATCACTTTCTCAAAGTTCAAGTTGATGACCTCTTCAATTTCCGACCACTCAGCAATCGGAGTACGCGGCAGCGCTGTTTCCAGCTGCTTTACATATTTCTCGACAATTGGATTCTCAATCACTTTTGGATCATTCGCAGCGTTCTTATTCGTCGGAATCAATCCTGCTTCAGCCATCAATTTCTGCGGCTCTTCTGTCAACATCCATTTCGCAAACGTCCATGCTTCCTCAGGGTGTTCGGAACCTGCAAATGTGACAAGGTTCTCACCGCCGATAACAGAACGGCTTCCACCCGGACCTTCAGGAATCAAACCGCTGACCGTTTGTTCTTCCGGATTGAACTTGCTCCCTTCTTCATTCCCAAGAATGCTGTAGAACCAAGGGCCGTCATCAATCATCAGATATTGACCTGCTTTCATTCCGTCCCATGCGCCAGGTTCACCGCCAAGAATGGTGGGAGAAAGCAGCTTATTCTTCTGCCATGAAGCCATTTCTTCAACCGCAGCAACGCTTTCCTTACTATTTAGGTAGCCATCGAACTTTGTATAATCATCATTCGTCAACTTACCTCCGAGACTCCAGAAATATGGAAGGAATCCCCACGTATTGCTTCCGCCGATGCCGATTCCACCTTTAGCGCCGGCATCCACTGCCTTCTTCGCTGCATCTTTCAACTCATCCATCGTCTTAGGCGCTTCCGTGTATCCAGCTTTTTCAAGCAAGCCTTTATTATAAATGGCTATTTTCGTATTCGTATTCACCGGTACTCCATAATACTTCCCATCAAAAATGTTCGTTGCCATCGGAGCTTCAAAGACACTGTTCTTAACATCCTCGAACCCATCCATCCCACTAACTTCTTGAAGGGCACCCATCTTGGCAAACTCAGAAACCCACACAATATCCATACGCATCAAATCAGGTGCTTCCCCACCGGAAACCCCGGCGATCACCTGCTGTTTCAATCCTTCATAAGGCATCCTCGTAAGCTTCAACTCAATATCAGGATGTTCTTTTTCAAACAATGGTTTGATCTTCTCATTAAGAATGACTTCTTCCTGATCACTATACGTATGCCAATAATCCAACACAACCTTATCGCCACTACTCTTAGATCCAGTCTCACTCGATCCCCCGCTGCAGCCCCCGGCAAATAACATCGTGGATATCGCTGCACCTGTCATAAACTTCTTCCAAGCCTTCATATCCTTAACCCCTCCCTTTTCTATACCTCCATTTTCCATGAAAGCGCTTTACTATAAAACCGCTTACATTCTTGTGATGGTGTTATATATTTGATTGTTTTTGGTGGTAGTTATGATGTGGAATTGAAAAAAGTGTCATATTTCTCTGTTTTAGAGAGATATGACACTTTTTAGGGGAAGCATGGGGACGGTTCTGTTGCTTCTCTTATAATAGAAAAAGGAAGCACGAGAACCGTCCCCTTGCTTCCTTGCTCAATGCTTCTATTCACAAAAGTAGAGTCGCAACCGTCCCTAGTTAACCTACTTCCCTTGAAGCTTCATAATATCCTTTAAGCCCGCGCTCGCGCTGGGGAAAGTTCGCACGTTGAAGACATCTTTAATATTCAATGCCAGTTCTGGTGTTATCTCTACAAGAATGAGTTCTACCCCTATTAATCGTAAACAATCATGCAACGATTGAATTGTGTAGGTGAAATGATTAACAACCTGTTTCACTCCCCCTAATGATAATAAAACAAATTCTATCCGTTTGGATGTACACTCCTCTAGAAGTATAGAGATCAAGTGATCTCCTCGATCTATGTCTATATCTCCTAAAAGAGGCAGGGCAATGGTGTTCTTCCAAATATGAATAATCGGTACCTGCAGTTCCTTTATCATCTGGTCTTTTCGTTTCTGTTCCTCAGCTTGTGACGTCACGTCCATCAACATAACCATATATCCTTCTATCTCGCCAGTATCTTCCATTGGATAAATCGGCGTAATCACAATATCCGCAGCAATTTTTTCTGCAATCATAATTCTTGCTCTGTGCCCCTCTCCCAGCTCCTTCATCATACCCCTTTGATAGTCAGGAGAACGATGAAAGTGGTCCATATTTAACCCAATCATGTCTTCCGCTCTTGATAATCCATAATAAGGAGCAATGGTCTGCAGTGACTGGATGGCTTTGCGATTCATCCAAGTGATCTTGAAATCTGTGTCGGCTATAAGAATATTTTCTCCAATACTATTTAACGTATTTGTAGCTGTAATATCAATAGGAAGCTGATTACTCATGATCCTCCACCTCGTAATGAAATTTATCTCTTTCTCTATAGTATAGTGCTACTTTATAAACGTAAATACATTAATTAAGAAAATAGTTCCTCATTTAAGAGTTCATGTAACTAGAAAAAGGGGGCTGACCCTGGCAAGCTGAGTGACCTCTCGTCCATTTATCATGCCTTCTTAATGGCCAATATTTACTGATCTAAAAGTTAGAGAAGAACATAAACAGGCATTGAAGGAACCTGAAAAAAAGACCAGTCCCTCTTCTAATTGTGCCGTTTGCAAAAAGACTGTTTCTGATAAAGTTAGGGCGTATTGCTTATCAAATCCTCTTTTAATAGGGGAGATTTATTGTTATGAGCATCAGAAAACCGGTGCAAAATAGTTTACCCTTTTATGTAGAAAGTCCCCTATATGAAAGCATTCAACAATAAAAGGGACAAGGTCTCCCC
Coding sequences within it:
- a CDS encoding extracellular solute-binding protein, which codes for MKAWKKFMTGAAISTMLFAGGCSGGSSETGSKSSGDKVVLDYWHTYSDQEEVILNEKIKPLFEKEHPDIELKLTRMPYEGLKQQVIAGVSGGEAPDLMRMDIVWVSEFAKMGALQEVSGMDGFEDVKNSVFEAPMATNIFDGKYYGVPVNTNTKIAIYNKGLLEKAGYTEAPKTMDELKDAAKKAVDAGAKGGIGIGGSNTWGFLPYFWSLGGKLTNDDYTKFDGYLNSKESVAAVEEMASWQKNKLLSPTILGGEPGAWDGMKAGQYLMIDDGPWFYSILGNEEGSKFNPEEQTVSGLIPEGPGGSRSVIGGENLVTFAGSEHPEEAWTFAKWMLTEEPQKLMAEAGLIPTNKNAANDPKVIENPIVEKYVKQLETALPRTPIAEWSEIEEVINLNFEKVMRGKMKPKEAMDDAAKKADAILQQ
- a CDS encoding RsbR, positive regulator of sigma-B → MSNQLPIDITATNTLNSIGENILIADTDFKITWMNRKAIQSLQTIAPYYGLSRAEDMIGLNMDHFHRSPDYQRGMMKELGEGHRARIMIAEKIAADIVITPIYPMEDTGEIEGYMVMLMDVTSQAEEQKRKDQMIKELQVPIIHIWKNTIALPLLGDIDIDRGDHLISILLEECTSKRIEFVLLSLGGVKQVVNHFTYTIQSLHDCLRLIGVELILVEITPELALNIKDVFNVRTFPSASAGLKDIMKLQGK